Proteins encoded in a region of the Mycolicibacterium duvalii genome:
- a CDS encoding acetyltransferase gives MTTRITPLRLEAFEQLPKHARRCTYWEVDPTTVGGDDHLADPEFEKEAWLSMVMLEWGSCGQLAVRDRGAAHGSGADCDVEDEPCLGYVFYAPPRTVPRARRFPTGPVSADAVLLTTLGVEGQQELEGLSRALITAVVGDLVSRGVRALEAFGRSAEVDALSEEAEVPPDVRPVLEVLGDCAVGNCVLATDLLLDAGFEVVTHHRYFPRLRLELEQGLGWKAGVEEALERLLLSAQLEQPVGAGAGVRGQLRRA, from the coding sequence GTGACCACACGCATCACGCCTCTTCGGCTCGAAGCATTCGAGCAGCTACCCAAGCATGCGCGGCGCTGTACCTACTGGGAGGTGGACCCGACGACCGTCGGCGGCGACGATCACCTGGCAGATCCGGAGTTCGAGAAGGAAGCCTGGCTGTCGATGGTCATGCTGGAGTGGGGGTCGTGCGGTCAGCTGGCCGTGCGCGACCGCGGCGCCGCCCACGGTAGTGGAGCGGACTGCGACGTCGAGGACGAGCCGTGCCTGGGATACGTGTTCTATGCACCGCCGCGCACCGTGCCGCGGGCCCGCCGGTTCCCGACCGGACCGGTCAGCGCCGATGCGGTGTTGTTGACCACGCTGGGCGTGGAAGGCCAGCAGGAACTCGAGGGGCTGTCGCGAGCTCTGATCACCGCCGTCGTCGGGGACCTGGTCAGCCGCGGCGTGCGCGCCCTGGAGGCGTTCGGCCGGTCCGCAGAGGTCGATGCACTGAGCGAAGAGGCCGAGGTTCCGCCCGACGTGCGGCCGGTGCTCGAGGTGCTGGGGGACTGCGCGGTGGGCAACTGCGTGCTGGCCACCGATCTGTTGCTCGATGCCGGCTTCGAAGTGGTGACCCACCACCGGTACTTCCCGCGGCTGCGGCTGGAACTCGAACAGGGACTGGGTTGGAAAGCCGGTGTGGAGGAAGCGTTGGAGCGGCTGCTGCTCAGCGCGCAACTCGAGCAACCGGTGGGTGCCGGTGCCGGCGTGCGGGGTCAGCTGCGGCGGGCTTGA